In Dasypus novemcinctus isolate mDasNov1 chromosome 10, mDasNov1.1.hap2, whole genome shotgun sequence, one DNA window encodes the following:
- the LOC101417124 gene encoding olfactory receptor 8H1-like gives MAYDRYVAICNPLHYPVVMSTRLCHTLISGSYMISFTESLVNLLFMNSLHFCGSNVIYHFYCDLTPILTLSCTDTHDTEIMIMICAGFNVMMTLSTISFSYISILSTILKINSSSGKRKAFSTCASHLLGVTLYYFTTTFTYLKPKKSYSLGRDQVASVFYTMVIPMLNPLIYSLRNKEVKNALIRVIQKREDSKQ, from the coding sequence atggcctatgaccgctatgtagcTATCTGCAACCCTCTTCACTACCCAGTTGTTATGTCCACGAGACTCTGCCACACCCTCATATCTGGTTCCTACATGATTAGTTTTACTGAATCATTAGTCAACCTTCTTTTCATGAACAGTTTGCATTTCTGTGGCTCCAATGtaatctatcacttttactgTGACTTAACTCCAATTTTAACCCTGTCCTGTACTGACACTCATGACActgaaataatgataatgattTGTGCTGGTTTCAATGTAATGATGACTCTTAGCACAATCTCATTTTCCTACATATCTATTTTGTCTACTATCCTGAAAATTAATTCCTCTTCAGGAAAGCGCAAAGCCTTTTCTACTTGTGCATCCCATCTCTTGGGAGTCACACTCTATTACTTCACTACaacttttacttatttaaaaccaaagaagTCCTACTCCTTGGGCAGAGATCAAGTGGCCTCTGTGTTTTACACTATGGTGATCCCCATGTTGAATCCTCTCATTTATAGTCTTAGGAACAAAGAGGTGAAAAATGCTCTCATTAGAGTCATCCAGAAGAGGGAAGATTCCAAGCAATAG